The genomic window AGCCTGCAGATCGGTGGGCTTGGGGCATGAATCCCTTCCGGACCCTTGCGCTCTTCGGTGTCACAGCCCTCGCCGAGTTGATCGGTTGCTACCTTCCGTACCTCTGGTTGCGGCAACGGGGGAGCGCTTGGCTCCTCCTTCCTGCTGCCCTGTCGCTGGCGGCCTTCGCCTGGTTGCTCACCCTGCACCCCACCGCGTCGGGGCGAGTCTACGCGGCATACGGCGGCGTCTACGTCGTGGCGGCACTCGTGTGGCTCCGCGTCGTCGACGGAGTGTCACCACGGCCCAGCGATCTGCTCGGCGGCGCCGTCATTCTCACCGGCCTCTTGATCATCATCCTTGGTGCCCCGTCCCGCTGAGTCCAGGCCACGTAGCGACCAACGGTTCTCCGTTTCTCCTACGCGACGTCGA from Gemmatimonadota bacterium includes these protein-coding regions:
- a CDS encoding YnfA family protein, with amino-acid sequence MNPFRTLALFGVTALAELIGCYLPYLWLRQRGSAWLLLPAALSLAAFAWLLTLHPTASGRVYAAYGGVYVVAALVWLRVVDGVSPRPSDLLGGAVILTGLLIIILGAPSR